From the genome of Calliopsis andreniformis isolate RMS-2024a unplaced genomic scaffold, iyCalAndr_principal scaffold0022, whole genome shotgun sequence:
GCTCCAAATAGCATCTTTAACTGCAGAAGAAAGGGACAAAATGTTGAAAGAGAATTTTGAAAACATGTCTACATTGCAGAAACAACAAATGATTTATAAACAATATTCTGCTCTAAAAAGCGAAGACAAAGAAGAGTTATTTAAAGAGAATTTCCCAGAATTACCTATAGAACAAAGACAGGACTTTGAAAAAGCGTTATTAAGTAACTGGaaagagaaagaagaagaaaaacgtGATAGTTTGAAGAGCGAAGAAGAAATTTTTGATATGGATGGTATAAATGATGACGAAACGCGTACAACAGCTGCATCGACTCCTAAATCTTTCGTAGCAGTAACTTCATCTGAAAGAATTCGCAAAATTAGTGTGGTAAAGAATGATTTCAGACCAATCACAGTAGATGTACAGAATAGCGGTAAGGAAAAATCGAGCGATGAGTCGAATGTATCCTGTAAAAAGATTTTAAAAGACGATAACgttgaagaaaataaaaataatagttcGACGAAAAGAAAGCGAAAGAGGAAGAGCATCATGAAAAAGAAGGGATCGCAAAGAAAAACCAGTAATGGCAGCAGTAGCCAAACAGAAATGAGCGAAAATGATGCATCGGTTCTGGATGAAGCTGTTAGCGAACCTGTAAGTCTTCTACGAATTTAAAACATCTTGTATTACTCCTatcattgtttattattatatacaTTGTTCAAAGATGTTTAAGGGACCAAGTCCAGTGGCGGAATTAGAGAAAACGAAAAGTTACGCTGAATCTATGACCTCTATGCAAGAAACAGAAAAACGTCCTGAAACGGATTTCCATTTTTTTAGCGATACCGAAGTTACCAAGTAGGTTTACGTCAAACATATTTATAAATTACACGTGTATGTTTATCTAGAAGCGGTTAGGAATACGTGCATGATAACTGTTTACACGTAAAATTAATTGTTGCACTCTTATTACAATCGCTTTTAATAGGAATCAGGATTCTAGGCCATGTTCACCTGTTCAATCTGATACAGAGTTTGAAATGCGTAAAATCACACAAGAAGGCACAGAAGGCGAAGATAAAGGCCACCAACAAAGTTGGAAATGGGGTGAATTACCGAATTTACCCCCTGAGCCGACACACGCGCCTCTCAGAAATTCAATGAATTCTTCTGCTAATGATAACCAATCAAATAACAGTTAGTACATTATTACGAGTATATTATATCATTCTCGATTCATCACGCGTGTACATTACATTGATGGATAGTAACGTTACATTCACATTGCATCAACGTTCACTTGACACGCAACTGCTGGTACACTAACTAATTGCTAACTGCTTTTTTTATGGTAGCGGAAGCACACCGATCTATGCTCAGTGGTATGTTTTCATTCATGAAGAAAACTTCTCGAGTAAGACACAATCCGGAATCTGAAGGGATCTATCTCAGTGACATTAATGCTGACGAATTAGATCCAGAAGTTGCGGCTCTCTATTTTCCTTCGTCTCATAGAGGTACAGCAGCGGTTAAAGGTACAAATGATTTCTTTTCACTTGAACGTATAATCTTTCTACTAACGTATCATTTAACTGTTGTTTGCATTATTTTCTGTAACGGATCTTTTTCCTTGTTTTTCCCTTTGGAACGTGTTGCGCAAATTCGAAATGAAATTAGTAATTTCGTTCGAATAGTACTTTGTAAAAAAACTTACAGAGCATAGATTTCATGTGCAATAACAAATAAGTGCTTTTAAAATGTGCAAGTGGAAGTAACATGACGTTATCTTCATATATCTGtatctatatatatacatatatacatatagataCAAAGGCGATGGATGAAGAAGATACCGAGTCAGGTAATGGGCCAAGTATACCTCAAAGTCCAAATAGCGTTGAGGGAGCTATTGGTGGACCAAAATCGTTGGACAGTGACTTCGAGGAACCAAAACATTCTATATTTGATAGCAACATGGATATTAGTTTATCCTTGTGCGGTGGTTTAGATTCCGAAAACGGGCCATCGAAAAACGCTTTTCACCAAAACTTGCTTCAATATGAGGACATTTGCTCTGATCCAAAATTATACGAGAATTCGAATTTGGTTGTGAAAATTAATGGCAAATTTTATAATTGGGCCACTGCTTGTACAATTGTAATGACTTATGCTGCTTTTCAAAGACATTtgccacaaaatacaatagaaaatctGTATGCGCAATGCATGCCTTTACCAATGCATGAAGAAAAGAAGCAGGAGAACAGTGAGAAGCCTGAAAGCCGCGGTGGTTATAGTTCCTGGTTTTCGTGGAGACGTTCTACGCAACCAGCAAAGAAGTCTCAGGAGCTTAGTCAAAGTAAGGTGACTTTAATTTTACTTGGAATCTTTCTTTTTCGAAGTATCGCTTTTCAAATTTCCGCCTTAAACGTTGCTTTCTAGCCGATGGAATCGGTGTACAGTCTTCAGAGCAGTTACTCGAGTCAAAGGAGAACAGTCCAGTTGATGAAACACCAAACACGGAAGCAAAGACTGATCAGAATGTCGAGCCTACGTCCGTCATTGATACTGTTGTAGAACAGCGTACAAAACTAAAAGATATCGCCAAGACTGAAAAAAACCGTGAAAGAGAAGGTGAAGGTTATAGTGGTAGCGAAGATTCCGATAGTAATCACAATGAATCACAGGGAATTAAGATACCGAAAGAAAGAAGATCCTATTACGAATTCACTGAAAAATACCGCAAAACTTTAAGGTTGTCATCTTCGCAAATTGTACGTATTTTTACAATATGCTGAATATCATatcaatatacataacatacatgTGCATCCTAAATCTTGCTTTGTATTCATTTTCTCTGCAGGCTAGTCTCGATTTAAAAGATGGAGCTAACGAAGTTGTGTTTAGTGTGACTACGGCTTATCAAGGCACAACTCGTTGTAAATGTCATATTTATAAATGGAGATGGGATGATAAAATTGTTATTTCCGACATTGATGGAACTATTACAAAGTCTGATGTGTTAGGTCATATATTGCCGATCGTTGGCAAAGACTGGGCCCAATCAGGAGTTGCTCAACTCTTCACAAAGATAAAAAACAACGGCTACAAATTGCTCTATCTATCCGCTAGAGCGATCGGACAGGCTAAAGTTACAAGGGAATATCTAAAGAGCATCAGACAAGGAGATCTATCGCTTCCGGAAGGACCGTTGCTTTTGAATCCAACCAGCTTAATTTCAGCATTCCATCGCGAAGTAATAGAAAAAAAGCCGGAAGAATTTAAAATATCTTGTCTCAGTGATATTCAGGCATTATTCCCGGAAGGTACGAAACCTTTTTATGCTGGTTATGGAAATCGAATAAATGTAAGTACCTATCTTTCTCGGTCTTTCACTTTTCTTTTTTACTTGGATTTGGTTCAACTCCTGCTGGGTCGCTTAATTTTACGACTTTTCGATTTTTCGTTTGCTTTAGGATGTTTGGGCGTACCGAGCTGTAGGAATTCCTACTATGCGGATATTCACTATAAACCATAGAGGTGAATTAAAACACGAGTTAACACAAACATTCCAATCCTCGTAAGTAATTCTACACATTTCTTTTACTTTTACTACTTTTAGtacaatatatattttttcatatCGATACGAGCAAAAAAATA
Proteins encoded in this window:
- the Lpin gene encoding phosphatidate phosphatase LPIN, whose protein sequence is MCSMNYIGKFISNFRDFYNEINAATLTGAIDVVVVEQPDGSFTCSPFHVRFGKLGVLRSREKVVDIEINGEPRQIHMKLGDSGEAFFVEEVGSDGSPADTEIPPHLACSPIPDDACFSLSRFNDISALSPEQRDKILTESVVSIETEKWEQMSALPPDQREKFLIEQFSDLPVERREKWLQIASLTAEERDKMLKENFENMSTLQKQQMIYKQYSALKSEDKEELFKENFPELPIEQRQDFEKALLSNWKEKEEEKRDSLKSEEEIFDMDGINDDETRTTAASTPKSFVAVTSSERIRKISVVKNDFRPITVDVQNSGKEKSSDESNVSCKKILKDDNVEENKNNSSTKRKRKRKSIMKKKGSQRKTSNGSSSQTEMSENDASVLDEAVSEPMFKGPSPVAELEKTKSYAESMTSMQETEKRPETDFHFFSDTEVTKNQDSRPCSPVQSDTEFEMRKITQEGTEGEDKGHQQSWKWGELPNLPPEPTHAPLRNSMNSSANDNQSNNTEAHRSMLSGMFSFMKKTSRVRHNPESEGIYLSDINADELDPEVAALYFPSSHRGTAAVKDTKAMDEEDTESGNGPSIPQSPNSVEGAIGGPKSLDSDFEEPKHSIFDSNMDISLSLCGGLDSENGPSKNAFHQNLLQYEDICSDPKLYENSNLVVKINGKFYNWATACTIVMTYAAFQRHLPQNTIENLYAQCMPLPMHEEKKQENSEKPESRGGYSSWFSWRRSTQPAKKSQELSQTDGIGVQSSEQLLESKENSPVDETPNTEAKTDQNVEPTSVIDTVVEQRTKLKDIAKTEKNREREGEGYSGSEDSDSNHNESQGIKIPKERRSYYEFTEKYRKTLRLSSSQIASLDLKDGANEVVFSVTTAYQGTTRCKCHIYKWRWDDKIVISDIDGTITKSDVLGHILPIVGKDWAQSGVAQLFTKIKNNGYKLLYLSARAIGQAKVTREYLKSIRQGDLSLPEGPLLLNPTSLISAFHREVIEKKPEEFKISCLSDIQALFPEGTKPFYAGYGNRINDVWAYRAVGIPTMRIFTINHRGELKHELTQTFQSSYSNMSFIVDHLFPVWREDAADEFSNFVYWRDPILEVPPFDELYAQNQTT